One segment of Mycolicibacterium sp. YH-1 DNA contains the following:
- a CDS encoding peroxidase, protein MLEFDDIQHILLTRTPAITGRYEFLTFDTPDGGRAWLTELLDKVQSATAAQDTMDESDRWVTLAFTWNGLRALGVPEESLATFPDEFREGMVSRAQILGDTGTSAPEHWVGGLAGEDCHAIAILFSRTDEQCKRSIEAHDELLARTDGVRSLSYLDLNATPPFNYAHDHFGFRDRLSQPVMKGSGEEPTPGSGAPLEPGEFILGYPDENGPVANLPEPEVLSRNGSYMAYRRLQEHVGVFRDYLREHADTAEGQELLAAKFMGRWRSGAPLVLAPDKDDPELGADPMRNNDYNYKEMDPLGYACPLGAHARRLNPRDTAHNMNRRRMIRRGATYGPVLPEGSPDDGEDRGIAAFIICASLVRQFEFAQNVWINDKTFHELGNEHDPICGAQDGTLDFTIPKRPIRQVHKGLPAFTTLLGGAYFFLPGISALRYLARLGN, encoded by the coding sequence ATGCTCGAGTTCGACGACATCCAGCACATCCTGCTGACCCGCACCCCGGCGATCACCGGCCGGTACGAGTTCCTGACGTTCGACACACCCGACGGCGGGCGCGCCTGGCTGACCGAGTTGCTCGACAAGGTCCAGTCAGCGACGGCCGCGCAGGACACGATGGACGAGTCCGATCGCTGGGTTACGTTGGCGTTCACCTGGAACGGCCTGCGTGCGCTCGGCGTGCCGGAGGAGTCGCTGGCCACCTTCCCCGACGAGTTCCGCGAGGGCATGGTGTCGCGTGCGCAGATCCTCGGCGACACCGGGACGAGCGCACCTGAACACTGGGTGGGCGGTCTGGCCGGCGAGGACTGTCACGCGATCGCGATCTTGTTCTCCCGCACCGACGAGCAGTGCAAGCGCTCAATCGAGGCGCACGACGAACTGCTCGCTCGCACCGACGGCGTGCGGTCGCTGTCCTACCTCGACCTCAACGCGACACCACCGTTCAACTATGCGCACGACCACTTCGGCTTCCGCGACCGGTTGTCGCAACCGGTCATGAAGGGCTCCGGCGAGGAGCCCACTCCCGGCTCCGGCGCGCCGCTGGAACCCGGCGAGTTCATCCTCGGCTATCCCGATGAGAACGGCCCGGTCGCCAATCTTCCTGAGCCCGAGGTGCTGTCACGCAACGGAAGCTACATGGCGTATCGACGGCTGCAGGAGCACGTCGGCGTCTTCCGCGATTACCTGCGCGAGCACGCCGACACCGCGGAGGGCCAGGAACTGCTGGCCGCCAAGTTCATGGGCCGGTGGCGCAGCGGAGCACCCCTGGTGCTCGCACCGGACAAGGACGATCCCGAACTGGGCGCCGACCCGATGCGCAACAACGACTACAACTACAAGGAGATGGACCCGCTGGGTTATGCCTGCCCACTGGGAGCGCACGCACGCAGGCTCAATCCGCGAGACACCGCCCACAACATGAACCGCCGCCGGATGATCCGCCGCGGTGCGACCTACGGACCCGTCCTGCCGGAGGGCTCACCGGACGACGGTGAGGATCGCGGTATCGCCGCGTTCATCATCTGCGCGAGCCTGGTGCGCCAGTTCGAGTTCGCCCAGAACGTGTGGATCAACGACAAGACCTTCCACGAACTCGGCAACGAACACGATCCGATCTGCGGCGCCCAGGACGGCACACTGGATTTCACGATTCCCAAGCGCCCCATCCGCCAGGTGCACAAGGGCTTACCCGCCTTCACGACGTTGTTGGGCGGGGCGTACTTCTTCCTGCCGGGGATCAGCGCGCTGCGCTACCTCGCCAGGCTCGGCAACTGA
- a CDS encoding TetR/AcrR family transcriptional regulator yields the protein MAVAFTDREKRDIAKVLVETAEELFATQGLKKTSLEELVGPARIAKGSFYAFFDSKEALYLEVMLRRAPQIATRFTGMLERPVDEEGLVTVMHAIADVLVADPFYRRLLSHPDELDTVTRRVGREQIARISPHLLTPLVEYLAAGQRDGAVVDDIAPEVLVDVIRAAGLIVMHRDRFATDYRQVLDATIRSLARGMLR from the coding sequence ATGGCAGTGGCGTTCACCGATCGCGAGAAGCGGGACATTGCAAAGGTTCTCGTCGAAACGGCCGAGGAGCTGTTCGCGACACAGGGACTCAAGAAGACCTCGCTAGAGGAACTGGTGGGTCCCGCGCGCATCGCCAAGGGCAGCTTCTATGCCTTCTTCGACTCCAAGGAGGCGCTCTACCTGGAGGTGATGTTGCGCCGCGCTCCGCAGATCGCCACGCGATTCACCGGCATGCTCGAGCGACCGGTCGATGAGGAGGGCCTGGTCACGGTCATGCACGCCATCGCCGACGTGCTCGTCGCCGATCCCTTCTACCGCAGACTGCTGTCCCATCCGGACGAACTCGACACGGTCACCCGTCGCGTCGGCCGAGAACAGATCGCACGCATCAGCCCGCACCTGCTCACCCCGCTCGTCGAGTATCTGGCCGCAGGTCAGCGCGACGGCGCCGTCGTCGACGACATCGCCCCCGAGGTTCTCGTCGACGTGATCCGCGCTGCCGGTCTGATCGTGATGCACCGCGACCGCTTCGCCACCGACTACCGCCAGGTTCTCGATGCCACGATCCGGTCCCTGGCGAGGGGAATGCTCCGATGA
- a CDS encoding TVP38/TMEM64 family protein, whose translation MTDSDPDSDPAPADAPAPVPGPSRRRHILRLALFAAFLLGLFYLVAVTRVIDVEGVRNAIQAAGPAAPLAYVVMSAVLGAVFVPGPILAAGSGVLFGPVLGTFVTLGSAMGTAMITSLIGRRAGRESARALLGTDRADLLDQQIQRRGLWAVVGQRFIPGVSDALASYAFGAFGVPLWQMAVGAFIGSAPRAFVYTALGASIGDLSAPLAYSAIAVWCVTAIIGAFTAHRGYRAWRRRSSVN comes from the coding sequence ATGACCGACTCCGACCCGGACTCCGACCCCGCCCCCGCCGATGCCCCGGCCCCAGTGCCCGGGCCGTCCCGGCGGCGCCACATCCTGCGGCTGGCACTGTTCGCGGCGTTCCTGCTCGGCCTGTTCTATCTAGTCGCGGTGACGCGTGTCATCGACGTCGAGGGTGTGCGGAACGCGATCCAGGCCGCAGGCCCCGCGGCCCCACTCGCCTACGTCGTGATGTCCGCCGTGCTGGGTGCGGTATTCGTGCCCGGCCCGATCCTGGCTGCCGGCAGCGGTGTGCTCTTCGGTCCCGTGCTCGGGACGTTCGTCACGCTGGGCTCGGCGATGGGCACTGCGATGATCACCAGTCTCATCGGTCGCCGCGCCGGCCGCGAGAGCGCGCGTGCACTGCTCGGGACCGACCGTGCTGACCTACTCGATCAGCAGATCCAGCGGCGGGGGCTGTGGGCGGTCGTCGGTCAGCGGTTCATCCCGGGTGTCTCGGACGCGCTGGCCTCCTACGCCTTCGGCGCGTTCGGGGTGCCGTTGTGGCAGATGGCGGTCGGCGCGTTCATCGGGTCGGCGCCGCGGGCCTTCGTCTACACCGCGCTGGGCGCATCGATCGGCGATCTGTCTGCACCACTGGCCTATTCGGCCATCGCGGTGTGGTGTGTGACCGCGATCATCGGGGCGTTCACCGCCCACCGTGGCTACCGCGCGTGGCGGAGACGCTCCAGCGTCAACTGA
- a CDS encoding ABC transporter permease, with protein MPAFISHPAMQFLARRVAYSLVVLVGVLIVVFALVHLVPGDPVRIALGTRYTPEAYDALRAASGLDRPIVEQFFGYIASAARGDLGVSFRNGDPVAEILIERLPATVSLAVVGILIALCIALPAGISSALREGKLSDAIVRVTSQFGVSVPDFWMAILLIALFSTTLGWLPTSGYRPLFGDPAGWLSHIVLPGLTVGLVAGAIMTRYVRSAVLDVAAMGYVRTARSKGLSPAVVTFRHTVRNALVPILTITGIQLATILGGVIVVEVVFAWPGLGRLVYNAVSARDYPVIQGAVLLIAALFLLINLVVDLLYAVVDPRIRLS; from the coding sequence ATGCCCGCGTTCATATCTCACCCCGCCATGCAGTTCCTGGCCCGACGGGTGGCGTACTCGCTGGTCGTTCTGGTCGGCGTGCTGATCGTCGTGTTCGCCCTAGTGCACCTCGTCCCCGGCGACCCGGTGCGCATCGCGCTGGGCACGCGCTACACACCCGAGGCCTACGACGCGCTGCGGGCGGCCAGCGGGCTGGACCGGCCGATCGTCGAGCAGTTCTTCGGCTACATCGCGTCGGCCGCGCGCGGTGACCTCGGCGTCAGCTTCCGCAATGGCGATCCCGTCGCCGAGATCCTCATCGAGCGCCTACCCGCCACGGTGTCACTTGCCGTCGTCGGCATCCTGATCGCCCTGTGCATCGCGCTGCCCGCAGGCATCTCGTCGGCCCTTCGGGAGGGCAAGCTCAGCGACGCCATCGTCCGCGTCACGAGTCAGTTCGGTGTCTCAGTACCCGACTTCTGGATGGCGATCCTGCTCATCGCGCTGTTCTCCACGACGCTGGGGTGGCTGCCCACATCGGGCTACCGACCGCTGTTCGGTGATCCCGCGGGCTGGCTGAGTCACATCGTCCTGCCCGGTCTCACCGTCGGACTGGTGGCGGGGGCGATCATGACTCGCTACGTCCGATCGGCCGTACTCGACGTCGCCGCAATGGGTTACGTGCGCACCGCCCGATCCAAGGGGCTGTCGCCTGCGGTGGTGACCTTCCGGCACACCGTCCGCAACGCTCTGGTCCCGATCCTCACCATCACCGGGATCCAGCTCGCCACCATTCTCGGTGGCGTCATCGTCGTCGAGGTGGTGTTCGCCTGGCCGGGCCTGGGTCGGCTGGTCTACAACGCCGTCTCGGCGCGGGACTACCCGGTGATCCAGGGTGCGGTGTTGTTGATCGCCGCACTGTTCCTGCTCATCAACTTGGTCGTGGACCTCCTCTACGCCGTCGTCGACCCGAGGATCCGGCTGTCATGA
- a CDS encoding helix-turn-helix domain-containing protein, with product MGEDLTTELIRTTARRLLEVRIDEIVDMTVQRTIDDEPTYTGGPVSRDDLRYHMDRTMRLALTRLAGGAIPDSLQSAALDVGHIRAQQGVPLPSVLHAFRIDLKSLWEALIAEGRAIGASARADFLERSSLMVWEAVELNTEEVVHGYQKAQDSLDEIRSAAFDRLLLDSDLHPQVVEHAATVLGLPVAGHYVCVVGAFPIPRPELVAECATRLQARGYPFYFSWFAQELRGVAHIPDDRSDVRDDLFALSDHVCAIAHADGLGAVAQSIRLARMAVRGRAHPGIQWLNDSWLNAVTAANAELSEAIHAAVFQPLAALSAGERSGLLETVGDLVSHGGTIAMIAERTYRHRNTVRARLRTFAALTGLDLTTTNDLATVAIAFTVDAARVSP from the coding sequence ATGGGTGAGGACCTCACGACTGAGCTGATCCGCACGACGGCTCGTCGCCTCCTCGAGGTTCGCATCGATGAGATCGTCGACATGACCGTGCAGCGGACGATCGACGACGAGCCGACCTACACGGGAGGGCCGGTCAGCCGTGACGACCTGCGCTATCACATGGACCGCACCATGCGACTGGCGCTGACCAGGCTGGCCGGCGGCGCCATCCCCGACTCGCTGCAGTCGGCCGCACTCGATGTCGGGCATATCCGCGCCCAGCAGGGGGTTCCCCTGCCCAGCGTCCTGCACGCGTTCCGAATCGACCTCAAATCGCTGTGGGAGGCACTCATTGCCGAGGGCCGTGCCATCGGCGCCAGCGCCCGTGCGGATTTCCTGGAGCGCTCGTCGTTGATGGTCTGGGAGGCGGTCGAGCTGAACACAGAGGAGGTGGTCCATGGCTACCAGAAGGCGCAGGACAGTCTTGACGAAATCCGTTCCGCCGCATTCGATCGGCTGCTGCTTGACTCGGATCTGCACCCGCAGGTCGTGGAGCACGCAGCCACGGTGCTCGGACTGCCGGTCGCTGGTCACTACGTGTGCGTGGTCGGCGCCTTCCCGATCCCTCGACCGGAGCTGGTGGCCGAGTGCGCCACCCGCCTGCAAGCGCGCGGGTACCCGTTCTACTTCAGTTGGTTCGCGCAGGAGCTGCGGGGAGTCGCCCATATTCCTGACGATCGTTCCGATGTACGCGATGACCTCTTCGCGCTGAGTGACCACGTCTGTGCGATCGCCCACGCAGACGGTCTGGGCGCCGTGGCTCAGTCAATCCGGCTTGCGCGCATGGCAGTTCGCGGGCGTGCGCACCCGGGGATCCAGTGGCTCAACGACAGCTGGCTCAATGCCGTAACCGCCGCGAACGCCGAACTGTCCGAGGCGATACATGCTGCCGTCTTTCAGCCGCTGGCCGCATTGAGTGCGGGGGAGCGCAGCGGGCTGCTGGAGACTGTCGGAGATCTCGTATCGCATGGCGGAACCATCGCGATGATCGCCGAACGAACGTATCGGCACCGAAACACCGTCCGCGCGCGACTGCGGACGTTCGCGGCGCTCACCGGACTGGACCTGACGACAACCAATGACTTGGCCACCGTGGCAATCGCCTTCACTGTCGACGCCGCGAGAGTCTCGCCGTAG
- a CDS encoding helix-turn-helix transcriptional regulator has product MEPTSTRDDRRSQLRDFLRTRRERLTPQDVGIVDVGRRRTPGLRREEVASLAGVGLSWYTWLEQGRDIKVSADVLDAISRALRLAEPERTHLYLLAGLNPPPVATDRQTAIPPELRNLLDAWLPRPAILRDIYWNVLAVNDATRTVFGLGDDDRNCLVAFFTNERYRGVHASWATAAPAVVAAFRADAAHFPGDPEFGRIIDDLRSRSPEFAAMWARHDVGVASQSVKAVRHPELGDLYFDTTTMRIVDQPQWFVEMYNPRP; this is encoded by the coding sequence GTGGAGCCGACATCAACGCGGGACGACCGTCGCAGTCAGCTCCGCGATTTCCTGCGCACTCGCCGCGAGCGGCTGACACCACAGGACGTCGGCATCGTCGACGTCGGTCGCCGCCGCACGCCAGGCCTGCGACGCGAAGAGGTCGCATCGCTGGCCGGGGTCGGCCTGTCCTGGTACACCTGGCTCGAACAGGGACGCGATATCAAGGTCTCAGCCGACGTCCTCGACGCGATCTCCCGAGCGCTGCGGCTGGCGGAGCCCGAGCGCACGCACCTCTACCTGCTCGCCGGGCTCAACCCACCCCCGGTCGCGACCGACCGCCAGACTGCGATCCCACCCGAACTACGCAATCTGCTCGACGCGTGGTTGCCCAGGCCTGCCATTCTGCGGGACATTTACTGGAACGTGCTCGCCGTCAACGACGCCACCCGCACGGTGTTCGGCCTGGGCGACGACGACCGCAACTGTCTGGTGGCGTTCTTCACCAACGAGCGGTACCGCGGTGTCCACGCGTCGTGGGCCACCGCCGCTCCCGCCGTGGTGGCGGCGTTCCGTGCCGATGCCGCGCACTTCCCAGGCGACCCCGAGTTCGGCCGGATCATCGACGACCTGCGCTCCCGTAGCCCTGAGTTCGCGGCGATGTGGGCGCGCCACGACGTCGGCGTCGCATCCCAGTCCGTCAAGGCCGTCCGCCACCCCGAACTGGGCGACCTCTACTTCGACACCACCACCATGCGGATCGTCGACCAGCCACAGTGGTTTGTGGAGATGTACAACCCACGTCCCTGA
- a CDS encoding ABC transporter permease: MTDETLNQPRITSWRLLLGNPVTVASGALLAIVAVIAVAAEWIAPYGINDVDVPSALQGPSAAHWFGTDELGRDVLSRVLVAVQASMQVAVVSVAFAVVVGVTVGVIAGYRGGWLDTVFMRVVDVMFAFPVLLLALAIVAILGPGVTTTMLAIGVVYTPIFARVARASTLSVRVEPYVAVSRTMGTGHAYVLARHILPNIAGPLIVQTTLSLAFAILSEAALSFLGLGIQPPEPSLGRMIFDSQGFVTLAWWMAVFPGAAIFVIVLAFNLFGDGLRDVLDPKQRTMLESRRNQ; this comes from the coding sequence ATGACCGACGAGACGCTGAATCAGCCGCGCATCACCTCGTGGCGGCTGCTGCTCGGCAACCCCGTCACGGTGGCCAGCGGCGCCCTGCTCGCGATCGTGGCAGTCATCGCCGTCGCCGCGGAATGGATTGCGCCGTACGGTATCAACGACGTCGACGTTCCCAGCGCGTTGCAGGGACCCAGTGCCGCGCACTGGTTCGGTACCGACGAACTCGGCCGCGATGTGCTGTCGCGCGTCCTGGTGGCAGTACAGGCGTCGATGCAGGTTGCCGTCGTCAGCGTGGCGTTCGCCGTTGTCGTGGGAGTGACGGTCGGGGTGATCGCCGGATATCGAGGTGGCTGGCTCGACACGGTGTTCATGCGCGTCGTCGACGTCATGTTCGCGTTCCCCGTACTGCTGCTCGCCCTGGCGATCGTCGCGATCCTGGGGCCTGGCGTCACCACCACGATGCTGGCCATCGGTGTCGTCTACACGCCGATCTTCGCGCGGGTGGCGCGAGCTAGCACGCTGTCGGTGCGCGTCGAACCGTACGTTGCGGTATCGCGCACCATGGGCACCGGCCACGCGTACGTGCTGGCCCGCCACATCCTGCCCAACATCGCGGGTCCGCTCATCGTCCAGACGACGCTGTCCCTCGCGTTCGCCATTCTCTCCGAGGCCGCACTGTCCTTCCTGGGCTTGGGAATACAACCTCCGGAGCCGTCACTGGGGCGGATGATCTTCGACTCGCAGGGCTTCGTCACGTTGGCGTGGTGGATGGCGGTGTTCCCCGGCGCGGCGATCTTCGTCATCGTCCTGGCGTTCAACCTGTTCGGTGACGGACTACGGGATGTCCTGGATCCCAAACAGCGAACGATGCTGGAATCGCGGAGGAATCAGTGA
- a CDS encoding DUF6653 family protein, which yields MRILDRYARMAGMSEQAWKRHANPWSVWTRFAAIPLLILSIWSRVWIGWWALAPLALVIAWLWWNPHAFSPIDKPTAWSSKGIYGERLWLQRKSGMPVGFSVVQRFWSVGAVAGATLLIWGLVALEVWPTVFGATLIVYGQLWRIDRLGILYEQEGSPQLPDSLG from the coding sequence ATGAGAATTCTCGATAGATACGCACGCATGGCCGGCATGAGCGAACAGGCCTGGAAACGCCATGCCAACCCGTGGAGCGTGTGGACCCGGTTCGCCGCGATCCCGTTGCTCATCCTGTCGATCTGGAGTCGGGTCTGGATCGGTTGGTGGGCGCTCGCGCCACTCGCCCTGGTCATTGCCTGGCTGTGGTGGAACCCGCATGCCTTCTCGCCGATCGACAAGCCGACCGCCTGGTCGTCCAAGGGCATCTACGGTGAACGGCTCTGGCTGCAGCGAAAGTCGGGCATGCCGGTCGGCTTCTCTGTGGTTCAACGGTTCTGGAGTGTGGGCGCCGTCGCCGGAGCCACGCTGCTGATCTGGGGGCTCGTTGCGCTCGAGGTGTGGCCGACAGTGTTCGGCGCGACTCTCATCGTCTACGGCCAGCTGTGGCGAATCGACCGGCTCGGCATTCTTTACGAGCAGGAGGGTAGCCCCCAATTGCCAGACTCGCTCGGTTAG
- a CDS encoding ABC transporter substrate-binding protein, producing the protein MRRPAAVTAAMVALLVAVLVSASCAPAQRVNLGDSAGNLIAAIAGEPDQLDPQKTSSYFSFEVLENVFDTLVEPDANLEMRPALAESWDVTPDQLTWTFHLRDGVTFHDGSPLRADDVVYSYRRIIDEKLSNVDKFSAVADVSAPDEDTVLIRVKQPTPNLLTNLGGFKGMAIVSRANVESGQIARHPVGTGPFAFVAQRSGDSITLAANADYWGGAPKVPGVTFQFISEPSTALSALQAGEVDWTDSIPTQRVAQLAGDDSIHLAVTPSNDYWYLALNEARQPWNDVRVRRAIAYAIDRDAIVAATSYGTAVANQLAIPEGNPWYIHYDAYRYDIEEAKRLLAEAGTTPTNMDMLVTSEYPETVTAAQVIADNLKPLGITVNIRTVDMATWLDEQNTGNFDMLMMGWLGNIDPDDFYYAQHHTGGSSNAQKFSDPEVDRLLDAGRVQTARDARADDYAKAATLIADRVSYIYLYNPSVIQGWTPALTGYDARRDGAIRFRTAALAGDDDQ; encoded by the coding sequence ATGCGACGACCAGCGGCCGTGACCGCCGCCATGGTCGCGCTGCTCGTGGCAGTCCTGGTGTCGGCGTCATGCGCCCCCGCACAGCGAGTGAATCTGGGTGACTCCGCGGGCAACCTGATCGCTGCGATCGCCGGTGAACCCGATCAACTCGACCCGCAGAAGACCAGCTCCTACTTCTCCTTCGAGGTTCTCGAGAATGTGTTCGACACGCTCGTCGAACCCGATGCGAACCTCGAGATGCGGCCCGCGCTGGCCGAGTCGTGGGACGTGACACCAGATCAGCTGACGTGGACCTTCCACCTGCGCGACGGTGTGACGTTCCATGACGGCAGCCCGCTGCGCGCCGACGACGTCGTGTACTCCTACCGGCGGATCATCGACGAGAAGCTGTCCAACGTCGACAAGTTCAGCGCGGTCGCCGACGTGAGCGCGCCCGACGAGGACACCGTGCTGATCCGAGTCAAACAGCCCACCCCGAATCTGCTGACCAACCTCGGCGGGTTCAAGGGCATGGCGATCGTGTCGCGCGCCAACGTGGAGTCCGGCCAGATCGCCAGGCATCCAGTGGGTACCGGTCCGTTCGCCTTCGTCGCGCAGCGCAGTGGTGACTCGATCACGTTGGCGGCCAACGCCGATTACTGGGGCGGCGCCCCCAAGGTGCCAGGCGTGACGTTCCAGTTCATCTCCGAGCCCTCGACCGCGCTGTCGGCTCTGCAGGCAGGCGAGGTCGACTGGACCGACTCGATACCCACTCAGCGCGTCGCGCAGCTCGCCGGCGACGACTCGATTCACCTCGCGGTGACCCCGAGTAACGATTACTGGTACCTCGCACTCAACGAGGCTCGCCAGCCCTGGAACGACGTGCGGGTTCGGCGGGCCATCGCGTACGCCATCGACCGCGACGCCATCGTGGCCGCCACCAGCTACGGCACGGCCGTGGCCAACCAGCTGGCGATCCCCGAGGGCAATCCCTGGTACATCCACTACGACGCCTACCGCTATGACATCGAGGAGGCCAAGCGCCTGCTGGCCGAGGCGGGTACCACGCCCACCAACATGGACATGCTCGTCACCAGTGAGTACCCGGAGACCGTGACAGCGGCCCAGGTGATCGCCGACAACCTCAAACCCCTTGGCATCACGGTCAACATCCGCACCGTCGACATGGCGACCTGGCTCGACGAACAGAACACCGGCAACTTCGACATGTTGATGATGGGCTGGCTCGGGAACATCGACCCCGATGACTTCTACTACGCCCAACACCACACCGGCGGGTCGAGCAACGCGCAGAAGTTCTCCGACCCGGAGGTCGACCGCCTGCTGGATGCCGGCCGCGTGCAGACAGCCCGCGACGCGCGCGCCGATGACTACGCCAAGGCCGCCACCCTCATCGCCGATCGGGTCAGCTACATCTACCTCTACAACCCGTCGGTGATCCAGGGGTGGACGCCGGCACTCACCGGCTATGACGCGCGCCGCGACGGTGCGATCCGGTTCCGCACCGCTGCCCTGGCCGGGGACGACGACCAATGA
- a CDS encoding glucose 1-dehydrogenase: MTDNDFHSPTTALITGGTSGMGLETARLLLRAGGRVAITGRDTARLAAARADLGGGDRVLGIAADAADSEALDTAIAEVAERFGRLDLLFANAGVAAFQPADEVTGAEFDRIVGINFKGVYFTIQKALPLLADGSAIIVNASWTLHRGMAGATLYSATKAAVHSLARTLAAELAPRRIRVNSVSPGYIATPMFHDNVADDAHNDIRSAIPAARFGTAEDVAAAVVFLASPAASYINGQDLVIDGGLVGASSGVRV; this comes from the coding sequence ATGACCGACAACGACTTTCACTCACCGACCACGGCCCTGATCACCGGCGGCACCAGCGGGATGGGCCTGGAGACCGCACGCCTCCTACTGCGGGCCGGCGGCAGGGTGGCCATCACCGGACGCGACACCGCGCGTCTGGCGGCGGCACGCGCCGACCTCGGCGGCGGCGACCGCGTGCTCGGAATCGCCGCCGACGCCGCCGATTCCGAAGCCCTGGATACGGCGATCGCCGAGGTCGCCGAAAGATTCGGCCGCCTCGATCTGCTGTTCGCGAACGCGGGGGTCGCGGCATTCCAGCCCGCCGACGAGGTCACCGGCGCGGAGTTCGACCGCATCGTCGGGATCAACTTCAAGGGCGTGTACTTCACGATCCAGAAGGCCCTGCCGCTGCTCGCCGATGGTTCGGCGATCATCGTCAACGCATCGTGGACACTGCACCGCGGGATGGCGGGAGCGACGCTGTACTCAGCGACCAAGGCTGCGGTGCACAGCCTGGCCCGCACGTTGGCGGCCGAACTTGCCCCGCGGCGGATCCGGGTCAACTCGGTGAGCCCCGGGTACATCGCGACGCCGATGTTCCACGACAACGTCGCCGACGACGCACACAATGACATCCGTTCTGCAATCCCCGCAGCGCGGTTCGGCACTGCCGAGGACGTCGCCGCAGCCGTGGTGTTCCTGGCGTCCCCAGCGGCGTCCTACATCAACGGGCAGGACCTCGTGATCGACGGTGGCCTGGTCGGCGCGTCCTCGGGGGTGCGGGTCTGA